The stretch of DNA CCTGATGCTGGATGGGGGTTTCTGTATTCCCCTGGACCAGATCTTCTCATTAAGGGCTCCGTCTATCCAGACGTCATCCTCATCGGCCTTGAGATGCCTGACCACGTACTCCCTGATCTCGGCGATAGCCCGCTTCGCTCGCCTGGTGCGGGGAACGGCCTTTGTCTTTCGAAGCGGGATGTTAAGAATCCTCTCTTCCTCTTCCATATGACTCACGACTCGGGATTACTTCTTAAGTTTATTCATTCTCCAACTCCTCCTCTTAGGATGGCGGAGGAACTGTCTGTTCGTCTTCATCATCACCCATGCGGGCACTCGTCTGTTCTGCTTGCCCGCCTTCAGGAGCCTCGACTTCATTGCGTGGGGCTTGTTCCTGGTCATGATCATTTCCTC from Methanomassiliicoccales archaeon encodes:
- a CDS encoding 50S ribosomal protein L31e; translation: MEEEERILNIPLRKTKAVPRTRRAKRAIAEIREYVVRHLKADEDDVWIDGALNEKIWSRGIQKPPSSIRVKAIKFEDGLVEVSLAEE
- a CDS encoding 50S ribosomal protein L39e, producing the protein MTRNKPHAMKSRLLKAGKQNRRVPAWVMMKTNRQFLRHPKRRSWRMNKLKK